The following coding sequences lie in one Candidatus Neptunochlamydia sp. REUL1 genomic window:
- a CDS encoding diguanylate cyclase domain-containing protein yields MAIKPKKLPTLLLLTDNPLMRAFFEGVIAKIEAHALIIASSKLEALEYLDRTYISIIVVDEKIPNLALIPLCTDIRTLKDYAHTPILIITAHLKKSFIRNLIKAGATDFLREPLEEDEFLLRMEMAGGVMETQAKMATLSSCMSKDAPSNASLEHRAVLGDRATKLVGQALSEKTQLALLLLEIDQYPQIVETRGENVAHALTLDFEDHLQKLIRSQDLLYNQNHGKFAVFLPKTSCKAAVFIAENISEYLDSEIFSAGNIRFTLTVSIGVASLDQAGDATKSAAINLERLSSCASQCLKKANEKKDTIVSEPPKTGDNP; encoded by the coding sequence ATGGCGATAAAACCAAAAAAACTTCCCACTCTCCTCCTCCTTACCGACAACCCCCTCATGCGCGCTTTTTTTGAAGGTGTTATCGCAAAGATAGAGGCTCACGCGCTTATTATTGCTTCATCAAAACTTGAAGCTCTTGAATATCTAGATAGAACTTATATCAGTATCATCGTCGTTGATGAAAAAATACCTAACTTAGCGCTTATTCCTTTATGCACGGATATTCGAACCTTAAAGGACTACGCACACACACCAATCCTAATCATCACTGCCCACTTAAAAAAATCATTTATTCGCAACTTAATCAAAGCAGGTGCTACAGATTTTCTCCGCGAACCTCTTGAAGAAGACGAATTTCTTCTTCGAATGGAAATGGCAGGGGGTGTTATGGAAACCCAAGCAAAGATGGCTACCCTTTCGTCCTGTATGTCAAAAGACGCCCCCTCAAATGCAAGCTTGGAACACCGAGCTGTTCTAGGTGATCGTGCAACTAAGCTCGTCGGTCAGGCTCTCAGCGAAAAAACTCAACTCGCTCTGCTCCTACTCGAGATAGACCAATACCCTCAAATCGTTGAAACGCGAGGCGAAAATGTTGCCCATGCCCTCACGTTAGACTTCGAAGACCATTTGCAAAAACTCATCCGTTCGCAAGATCTTTTATATAACCAAAATCACGGAAAGTTTGCTGTTTTTCTCCCAAAAACTTCTTGTAAAGCTGCAGTGTTTATTGCCGAAAATATTAGCGAATACCTTGACTCAGAGATTTTCTCTGCAGGAAATATTCGTTTTACTCTCACGGTCTCCATTGGAGTTGCATCTCTTGATCAAGCAGGTGACGCAACAAAGTCTGCTGCTATTAATTTGGAGCGTCTCTCAAGCTGTGCTTCTCAGTGTTTAAAAAAAGCAAACGAAAAAAAAGATACGATTGTCTCTGAACCCCCAAAAACAGGTGATAACCCATGA
- a CDS encoding lipoate--protein ligase family protein, which translates to MSKTINLLLLQNVPINEQLQIEEALLRLTDENWCLINEGSPSSIIMGISGKPEELVNASMMKKAPIPLIKRYSGGGTVIVDDNTLFVSFIFQKEVHDFPCFPEPILRWSESFYQKALGIPNFQLRENDYVIGDYKCGGNAQYIQKHRFVHHTTFLWDFDPSNMDYLLHPKKTPKYREGRSHDQFLCRLKEFLPSKSHFISQVIKGLSAKYTVKKTLLNPLIPLLKKPHRKTTTHFFIPL; encoded by the coding sequence GTGAGTAAAACCATCAATCTTCTCCTGCTTCAAAATGTTCCAATTAATGAGCAGCTTCAAATTGAAGAAGCGCTCCTTCGACTCACAGATGAGAACTGGTGCCTTATTAACGAAGGATCTCCATCCTCAATCATCATGGGAATCTCAGGAAAACCTGAAGAGCTTGTCAATGCGTCAATGATGAAGAAAGCTCCAATCCCTCTTATTAAACGGTATAGCGGTGGAGGAACAGTGATTGTCGACGATAATACTCTCTTTGTCTCCTTTATCTTTCAGAAAGAGGTCCATGATTTCCCCTGTTTTCCAGAACCTATTCTCCGCTGGTCAGAATCCTTCTATCAAAAAGCTCTAGGCATTCCTAATTTTCAGCTCAGAGAAAACGATTATGTGATTGGGGACTATAAGTGCGGGGGAAATGCTCAGTACATCCAAAAGCACCGTTTTGTCCATCACACAACATTCTTATGGGATTTTGATCCATCAAACATGGACTACCTTCTCCACCCAAAAAAAACACCCAAGTATCGGGAAGGACGTTCTCATGATCAGTTTCTATGTCGATTAAAAGAATTTCTTCCTTCAAAATCCCACTTTATCTCGCAGGTAATTAAAGGATTAAGCGCGAAATATACTGTCAAAAAAACACTTTTAAACCCCTTGATTCCTCTCCTAAAAAAGCCTCACAGAAAAACAACCACGCACTTTTTTATTCCCTTATAA